GTCGACGACAAGGGCAACGACTTCTTCGCCGGGATCACCGGTGGCGCTGGTGATGGCGGCAAGTTGAAGGTGGTCGGGTAAAGCGCCTCCCCCGCCGGCGAAGAGCCTCGACCGTTCGGTGCTATCATTTCGCCCCGCATGAGCCTGCGCGTTCCCATCGCGGTCCCGGTCGAGATCAGCGCCGACGGGCGCCGCGCTTTCCGGTTGGCGCGCAGCATAGGCGAGGACGGCGTGCGCTTGCAGCGGCCGGCGCCCTTCGAACCGCGGCGCCCGGTGCAGATCCGTTTTGTCTTGCCCGAGCAGACCGCCACCATCGCCGTGCGCGCCGAGGTGGGCAACACCGACGAGGACGACGACGCCGCCGAGAGATCCGAGGGGCGCGAACTTTTCTTCATTGAACCGCCCGAGGCCGATCGGGCGGCCGTGCGCAAGTACGTGGCCTCGCGCCTCGGTCTGCCCGGATGAGCGCGCACGACCAGGACAGCAAAGACGCCAAACCCGTCGCGGCGCTGCCGACGCCCACGCCGGTCGAGCGATTGGACGCGATGGAGGCCCGCGCCCTCGAGGCCGGGGGCGCCGAGCGCGTCGCCCGCCAGCACAAGGCCGGCCGCCTGACCGCGCGCGAGCGCATCGAGCTTTTGTGCGATCCCGGCACCTTCGTCGAGATGGACAAGTTCGTCACCCACCGTTGCACCGATTTCGGCATGGCGGAGAACAAGATCCTGGGCGACGGCGTGGTCACCGGTCACGGCCTGGTCCACCGCCGCCCGCTGTTCTTGTTTGCCCAGGACTTCACCGTGTTCGGCGGGTCGCTGTCCGAAACCTACGCGCGCAAGATCTGCAAGGTGATGGGCCTGGCCATGAAGACGGGCACGCCGATCATCGGCCTCAACGATTCGGGCGGAGCGCGCATTCAAGAAGGGGTGGCGTCGCTGGCTGGTTACGCCGACATCTTCCTGCGCAACACGCTGGCGTCGGGCGTGGTACCGCAGCTGTCGGCGATCCTGGGCCCGTGCGCGGGCGGCGCGGTGTATTCGCCGGCCATCACCGATTTCATCTTCATGGTCGAATCGACCAGCTACATGTTCATCACCGGACCCGAGGTGATCAAAGCCGTCACCCACGAAGAGGTGACCAAGGACGAATTGGGCGGCGCGCACACGCACTCGGCGCGCTCGGGCGTCGCCCACCGCGCCTTCGCCGACGAGGCCGCCTGCCTGGAAGGCCTGCGCGAGCTGCTCACGTATCTGCCGCAGAACAACCGCGAGGATCCGCCGCGCCTGCCCACCCGCGACAAACCGGATCGCGAGGATCGCGCCCTGGACACGCTGATCCCCGCCGACGCGGCCAAGCCGTACGACATGAAGGATCTGCTGGCCCGGGTGGTCGACGACGGCCGCCTGTTCGAGATCCAGCCGGAATACGCGCCCAACATCGTGGTCGCCTTCGCTCGTCTGGACGGCCGCCCGGTGGGATTGGTGGCGAACCAACCGGCGCACCTGGCCGGCTGCCTGGACATCAATGCGTCGCTGAAGGCGGCCCGCTTCGTGCGCTTTTGCGACTGTTTCAACATCCCGATATGCACGTTCGTCGACGTGCCCGGCTTTCTGCCCGGCACCGCGCAAGAGTTCGGCGGCATCATCAAACACGGCGCGAAGCTGCTGTACGCCTTCGCCGAGGCCACCGTCCCCAAGCTGACCGTCATCACCCGCAAAGCGTATGGCGGCGCCTACGACGTCATGTCGTCCAAGCACATCCGCGGCGATCTCGGCTTTGCCTATCCCTCGGCGGAGATCGCCGTGATGGGTCCCGACGCGGCGGTCAACATCGTCTTTCGCGACGAGCTCGGCAAGGCCGCCGACCCGGCCGCCGCCCGCGCGCGCTATCTGGCCGAATACCGCGAGAAGTTCGCCAACCCGTACTCGGCGGCGGCGCTGGGCTACGTCGACGAGGTGATCCGCCCGCGGGAAACCCGGGCGAAACTTTGTCAGGGCCTGGCGGTGTTGCAAAACAAGCG
The window above is part of the Polyangia bacterium genome. Proteins encoded here:
- a CDS encoding PilZ domain-containing protein, with translation MSLRVPIAVPVEISADGRRAFRLARSIGEDGVRLQRPAPFEPRRPVQIRFVLPEQTATIAVRAEVGNTDEDDDAAERSEGRELFFIEPPEADRAAVRKYVASRLGLPG
- a CDS encoding acyl-CoA carboxylase subunit beta, with protein sequence MEARALEAGGAERVARQHKAGRLTARERIELLCDPGTFVEMDKFVTHRCTDFGMAENKILGDGVVTGHGLVHRRPLFLFAQDFTVFGGSLSETYARKICKVMGLAMKTGTPIIGLNDSGGARIQEGVASLAGYADIFLRNTLASGVVPQLSAILGPCAGGAVYSPAITDFIFMVESTSYMFITGPEVIKAVTHEEVTKDELGGAHTHSARSGVAHRAFADEAACLEGLRELLTYLPQNNREDPPRLPTRDKPDREDRALDTLIPADAAKPYDMKDLLARVVDDGRLFEIQPEYAPNIVVAFARLDGRPVGLVANQPAHLAGCLDINASLKAARFVRFCDCFNIPICTFVDVPGFLPGTAQEFGGIIKHGAKLLYAFAEATVPKLTVITRKAYGGAYDVMSSKHIRGDLGFAYPSAEIAVMGPDAAVNIVFRDELGKAADPAAARARYLAEYREKFANPYSAAALGYVDEVIRPRETRAKLCQGLAVLQNKRDNNPPRKHGNIPL